Proteins from a genomic interval of Amycolatopsis sp. cg13:
- a CDS encoding mycofactocin-coupled SDR family oxidoreductase → MPGKLAGKVAFVTGAARGQGRAEALRLARDGADIIAVDIAAPVETNVAPPATPADLEETARGVKSLGRSVVTAQVDVRDYAALKAALEDGVRQLGRLDVVVANAGIWSYGLSEEISDLEWQTTQDVVLKGVWHTAKAAIPILKNQGCGGSMIFTSSTMAIKGMQNLSPYVAAKHGVVGLMKTQALELAPFGIRVNCVAPTSVNTKLIHNDETYALFAPDLPEAERTADRVKDRFATIPVMDVPWVEPEDVANAVAFLASDEARYVTGLELKIDAGQTLK, encoded by the coding sequence ATGCCAGGAAAACTCGCAGGCAAGGTCGCGTTCGTCACTGGAGCGGCGCGCGGGCAAGGCCGCGCCGAAGCGCTGCGGTTGGCGCGGGACGGCGCGGACATCATCGCCGTCGACATCGCCGCGCCGGTGGAGACCAACGTGGCGCCGCCAGCGACGCCCGCGGACCTCGAGGAAACCGCGCGCGGGGTGAAAAGTCTGGGACGCTCGGTGGTCACCGCGCAGGTCGACGTGCGCGACTACGCCGCGCTGAAGGCCGCGCTGGAGGACGGGGTGCGACAGCTCGGACGCCTCGACGTGGTGGTCGCGAACGCCGGGATCTGGTCGTACGGGCTGAGCGAAGAGATCTCCGACCTCGAATGGCAGACCACTCAGGACGTGGTCCTCAAAGGCGTGTGGCACACCGCGAAAGCGGCGATCCCGATCCTCAAGAACCAGGGCTGCGGAGGGTCGATGATCTTCACCAGCTCGACCATGGCGATCAAGGGAATGCAGAACCTTTCGCCGTACGTCGCGGCCAAACACGGCGTGGTCGGCCTGATGAAGACGCAAGCACTGGAGCTGGCCCCGTTCGGGATCCGGGTCAACTGCGTGGCGCCGACATCGGTCAACACGAAACTGATCCACAACGACGAAACGTACGCGCTGTTCGCACCGGACCTCCCGGAAGCGGAACGCACCGCCGACCGGGTCAAGGACCGGTTCGCGACTATCCCGGTCATGGACGTGCCGTGGGTCGAGCCCGAGGACGTCGCCAACGCGGTGGCCTTCCTCGCTTCCGACGAAGCGCGCTACGTGACCGGGCTCGAACTGAAGATCGACGCGGGGCAGACGCTGAAATGA
- a CDS encoding MmgE/PrpD family protein, translating into MTEDPMRALCRFAARTTCADLPEDVVRHAKHTLLDCMAVLIGGSGMDGIPAIADLVRDKGGKPETPLPFYGGRVPAAEAALAIGPMPRAMDCGDLHEEAGHVSEYIVASLLAATGLRSDVTGAEFLTALVIGQETLIRIGSAYRVISKAVKDNDCGGHYIFGAVAAVGSLLGFSQEELENAQGIARTMTQPHTMGIYAPATLMVRVHHGLVCQSAITACLLARRGITGPRQEVLTGPNGFLRTARWETDPDALTRGLGKDWTATQITTKGYSACYFSHSSIDGIIEQMRTHEFAAADIASAHIAVSTSGWRAVCEPTEKKWEPQTVPECQFSLPYAVATAAFDRRVFVQSYSDEARRRPEVRELMTRISAVEDPSVSDWGARLTTTLRDGRVIATEHVYVKGHPKNPFSEQDFIDKFRMCLPFSVLPLEDSTADRMIQDVLALEKVDDVMAALLLPLTPED; encoded by the coding sequence ATGACCGAGGACCCCATGCGCGCGCTGTGCCGGTTCGCAGCGCGGACGACCTGCGCCGACCTTCCCGAAGACGTCGTCCGGCACGCGAAACATACCCTGCTCGACTGCATGGCGGTCCTGATCGGCGGGTCCGGAATGGACGGCATCCCGGCCATCGCGGACCTGGTGCGGGACAAGGGCGGCAAACCGGAAACGCCCCTGCCGTTCTACGGCGGACGCGTGCCCGCCGCCGAAGCCGCGCTGGCCATCGGCCCGATGCCGAGGGCGATGGACTGCGGCGATCTGCACGAGGAAGCCGGGCACGTCAGCGAGTACATCGTCGCGAGCTTGCTCGCCGCCACCGGGCTGCGGTCGGACGTCACGGGCGCGGAGTTCCTGACCGCACTGGTGATCGGCCAGGAAACGTTGATCCGCATCGGATCGGCGTACCGGGTGATCAGCAAAGCGGTGAAGGACAACGACTGCGGCGGGCACTACATCTTCGGAGCTGTCGCCGCGGTCGGCAGTCTGCTCGGATTCTCCCAGGAGGAGCTGGAGAACGCCCAGGGCATCGCCCGCACGATGACGCAGCCGCACACGATGGGCATCTACGCACCGGCGACGCTGATGGTGCGCGTGCACCACGGGCTCGTGTGCCAATCCGCGATCACCGCGTGCCTGCTCGCTCGCCGCGGCATCACCGGGCCCCGGCAGGAAGTGCTGACCGGACCCAACGGTTTTCTGCGCACGGCGCGCTGGGAAACCGATCCGGACGCGCTGACCCGCGGTCTCGGAAAGGACTGGACGGCGACTCAGATCACCACCAAGGGCTACAGCGCCTGCTATTTCTCGCACTCTTCGATCGACGGCATCATCGAGCAGATGCGCACGCACGAGTTCGCCGCCGCCGACATCGCGAGCGCCCACATCGCAGTCTCGACCTCGGGCTGGCGGGCAGTGTGCGAGCCGACCGAAAAGAAGTGGGAACCGCAAACCGTCCCGGAATGCCAGTTCAGCCTTCCCTACGCCGTGGCCACTGCCGCCTTCGACCGACGGGTGTTCGTACAGTCCTATTCGGACGAAGCGCGGCGGCGTCCGGAGGTGCGGGAGCTGATGACCCGGATCTCCGCCGTCGAGGATCCGTCCGTTTCCGACTGGGGCGCGCGGCTCACCACGACCCTGCGCGACGGGCGGGTGATCGCCACCGAACACGTCTATGTGAAGGGGCATCCGAAGAACCCCTTCAGCGAACAGGACTTCATCGACAAGTTCCGGATGTGCCTGCCGTTCTCGGTGCTGCCGCTCGAGGATTCGACGGCTGACCGGATGATCCAGGATGTTCTGGCGCTGGAAAAGGTCGACGACGTGATGGCGGCCTTGCTGCTGCCCCTGACACCGGAAGACTGA